The following proteins are encoded in a genomic region of Shinella zoogloeoides:
- a CDS encoding LysR family transcriptional regulator — protein sequence MPDLTLDLRYLKYAVQVAEAGSFRRAAERLSVSQSTVSRRVQLFERQLGFSLFKRTRAGAGLTPEGERFLQQAVVGARYLRNAATEIRSARKLITGLVRFGMLEAFPACPIIDILAAFRNRHPTIEVKLEEGTSEENSLGVNRGLLDAAISLSASKSPQFQVRRLCEPDLFVALSPLHELAARPQLSWEDICDEVFLVRSDGAGRELAGILRRMVGAGDGAVQLSIQQVSRETLLTMVEQGFGLTITSVIYRPDIALIPLPSARAPTAAIISSRDNDNPTLPLLLKCFDTPSSIRAGTTD from the coding sequence ATGCCCGATCTGACTCTTGATCTCCGATACCTGAAATACGCCGTTCAGGTCGCCGAGGCCGGCAGCTTCCGCCGAGCGGCGGAACGCCTATCGGTATCGCAATCCACCGTCAGCCGACGTGTGCAGCTGTTTGAGCGCCAGCTTGGCTTTTCTCTCTTCAAGCGTACGCGAGCGGGGGCAGGGCTGACTCCAGAAGGTGAACGCTTCCTTCAACAAGCGGTGGTGGGAGCGCGCTACCTTCGTAACGCCGCAACGGAGATCCGTTCCGCGCGAAAACTCATAACCGGGCTAGTGAGGTTTGGAATGCTTGAAGCGTTTCCGGCGTGCCCGATCATCGACATTCTCGCGGCATTCAGAAATCGACATCCGACGATCGAGGTAAAGCTTGAGGAAGGCACTTCAGAAGAAAACTCTTTGGGGGTGAACCGCGGGTTACTGGACGCAGCAATCAGCCTGAGTGCGAGCAAAAGCCCTCAGTTCCAAGTTCGACGTCTCTGCGAACCAGATCTGTTCGTGGCATTGTCCCCGCTTCACGAGTTGGCAGCACGGCCACAGCTGTCGTGGGAGGACATTTGTGACGAAGTCTTCCTCGTTCGCTCGGATGGTGCTGGGCGTGAGCTTGCTGGCATACTCCGGCGCATGGTGGGCGCCGGAGACGGAGCGGTTCAACTCTCGATCCAACAAGTCAGCCGAGAAACCCTGCTGACGATGGTCGAACAGGGCTTCGGCTTGACCATCACCAGCGTGATATACCGGCCGGATATCGCGTTGATCCCGCTCCCATCGGCTCGGGCGCCGACGGCCGCTATAATTTCGTCCAGAGACAACGACAACCCGACTCTGCCGCTGCTGCTGAAGTGTTTCGACACCCCCTCTAGCATTAGAGCGGGGACCACGGACTAA
- the trbG gene encoding P-type conjugative transfer protein TrbG, whose amino-acid sequence MKPYFRKAGNPASHTLVLPALRRAAFPVVLLAATALAGCATTNPPPEISYDNAAPAVQTVDPPAPVTVVELPRPLPLPGQLQRVEETRRAPEPSNPTARVNQANEAARVQPVRDGFINSMQVYPWTQGALYQVYTAVGQITDIALQPGEQLVGAGPVAAGDTVRWIIGDTESGSGATRQIHILVKPTRADLMTNLVINTNMRTYHMELRSTERTYMASVSWQYPQDQLIALRRQNAEAQAAQPVASGVDLANVNFRYAIEGDRAPWRPLRAFDDGRQVFIEFPRGIGQGEMPPLFVVGPEGNTSELVNYRVRGHHMIVDRLFAAAELRFGSGREQKRVRIVRTDGRPTS is encoded by the coding sequence ATGAAGCCGTATTTCCGTAAAGCCGGAAACCCGGCTTCACACACACTCGTACTCCCGGCTCTCCGTAGAGCCGCATTCCCGGTCGTTCTGCTAGCGGCGACCGCGCTCGCGGGCTGCGCGACCACCAATCCGCCGCCGGAGATTTCCTACGACAATGCGGCTCCGGCGGTGCAGACCGTCGATCCACCCGCGCCGGTCACCGTGGTCGAGCTGCCCCGGCCGCTGCCGCTGCCTGGCCAATTGCAGCGTGTGGAGGAGACGCGGCGTGCCCCGGAGCCTTCTAATCCGACCGCTCGCGTCAACCAAGCAAACGAGGCGGCACGAGTCCAGCCGGTGCGCGACGGCTTCATTAACTCGATGCAGGTCTACCCGTGGACCCAAGGGGCGCTTTATCAAGTCTATACCGCCGTCGGGCAGATCACCGACATCGCGCTCCAACCCGGGGAGCAGCTTGTCGGCGCAGGCCCGGTGGCCGCCGGCGACACAGTGCGCTGGATCATCGGCGACACCGAGAGCGGATCGGGGGCAACGCGCCAGATCCACATCCTGGTAAAGCCCACCCGCGCCGACCTGATGACCAACCTCGTCATCAACACCAACATGCGCACCTATCACATGGAACTGCGCTCGACAGAGCGCACCTATATGGCGTCGGTCTCATGGCAGTATCCGCAAGACCAGCTCATTGCGCTGCGCCGCCAGAACGCCGAGGCGCAGGCGGCCCAGCCGGTGGCGAGCGGCGTCGATCTCGCGAACGTCAACTTCCGCTATGCGATCGAGGGCGACCGTGCGCCGTGGCGGCCGCTGCGCGCCTTCGACGACGGACGCCAGGTCTTTATCGAGTTTCCGCGCGGCATCGGTCAGGGCGAGATGCCGCCACTCTTCGTCGTCGGCCCCGAGGGCAACACCTCCGAGCTGGTGAACTATCGCGTTCGCGGCCACCACATGATCGTTGATCGTCTGTTCGCGGCTGCCGAACTTCGCTTCGGCTCCGGCCGCGAGCAGAAGCGCGTCAGGATCGTCCGCACAGACGGGAGGCCGACCTCGTGA
- a CDS encoding DUF2274 domain-containing protein → MSKLKLGPIADEKPLKVQVELPAALHQDLIDYAHLLGREQGQSAVDPARLIVPMLQRFIATDRGFAKARRTLTPGSVD, encoded by the coding sequence ATGTCGAAGCTTAAGCTAGGCCCCATCGCGGACGAAAAGCCACTTAAGGTACAGGTCGAGCTACCCGCAGCTCTCCACCAGGACCTTATTGACTACGCCCACCTATTGGGCCGAGAGCAAGGTCAGTCCGCTGTTGACCCAGCTCGGTTAATCGTCCCGATGTTACAACGGTTCATCGCGACAGACCGTGGCTTCGCCAAAGCCAGGCGAACGTTGACGCCGGGGAGCGTCGATTAG
- a CDS encoding TrbI/VirB10 family protein has protein sequence MSENPPRNEEVPDDDAQPLTGEPVGPAPMRLRAEPPRVTRLSRKVLAGLGLVASVGLGGALIYALQTRDAGRPNDELYSTENRSTADGLAGLPRDYSGVPQLGPPLPGDLGRPILSTQDRGQPVPTPGTAAPNPGISPEEQRRLQEIETARTSRLFSGSESRGAPAAAGVAPALAPGPDLASIGLAPPPATPSAQDRQNAFLNVAADRRTVAPDRVAAPVSPNVLQAGAVISAALITGIRSDLPGQITAQVTENIYDSPTGRILLVPQGTRVVGQYDNNVQFGQSRVLLVWTRLVFPNGRSIVLERQPGADAEGFAGLQDGVDYHWWDLAKAAGLSTLLSVGAELAVDNDDRLAQAIRNGGQDTINDAGQQIVRRQLNVAPTITIRPGFPVRVIVTRDLVLEPYGG, from the coding sequence GTGAGCGAGAACCCGCCCCGGAATGAGGAAGTGCCGGACGACGATGCGCAGCCCCTGACCGGCGAGCCGGTCGGGCCTGCGCCGATGCGGCTGCGGGCCGAACCGCCCCGCGTCACCCGGTTATCGCGGAAGGTTCTCGCCGGCCTCGGTCTTGTCGCCAGCGTCGGGCTCGGAGGTGCGCTGATCTACGCGCTTCAGACCCGTGACGCCGGTCGGCCGAACGACGAACTCTATTCGACCGAGAACCGCTCGACCGCTGACGGACTGGCCGGCCTGCCGCGAGATTACAGTGGCGTGCCGCAGCTCGGTCCCCCTCTTCCCGGTGACCTCGGCCGGCCGATCCTCAGTACCCAGGATCGCGGACAGCCGGTGCCAACACCCGGGACGGCCGCGCCCAATCCCGGCATCAGCCCGGAAGAGCAGCGCCGCCTTCAGGAAATCGAGACCGCGCGCACCAGCCGTCTCTTCTCCGGATCGGAAAGCCGGGGCGCCCCCGCTGCTGCGGGAGTTGCCCCAGCGCTCGCGCCGGGGCCGGATTTGGCGAGCATTGGCCTCGCTCCGCCGCCCGCCACGCCCTCGGCGCAGGACCGGCAGAACGCGTTTCTGAACGTGGCGGCCGATCGCAGGACGGTTGCGCCCGATCGCGTCGCTGCGCCAGTATCGCCGAACGTCCTTCAGGCGGGAGCAGTGATATCCGCGGCGCTGATCACCGGCATCCGATCCGATCTACCCGGCCAGATCACCGCGCAGGTCACCGAGAACATCTACGACAGCCCGACCGGCCGTATCTTGCTTGTGCCGCAAGGCACTCGTGTGGTCGGGCAGTACGACAACAACGTGCAGTTCGGCCAGAGCCGCGTCCTGCTCGTCTGGACTCGGCTCGTCTTCCCGAACGGGCGCTCGATCGTTCTCGAGCGCCAGCCTGGCGCTGACGCTGAAGGGTTCGCAGGGCTTCAGGATGGCGTCGATTACCATTGGTGGGATCTGGCCAAGGCTGCGGGATTGTCGACACTGCTGAGCGTCGGCGCCGAACTCGCGGTCGACAACGACGATCGGCTCGCTCAGGCGATCCGGAACGGTGGGCAGGACACCATCAACGACGCAGGGCAGCAGATTGTAAGGCGTCAGCTCAACGTCGCGCCCACAATCACTATTCGGCCCGGATTTCCCGTGCGCGTTATCGTGACGCGAGACTTGGTGCTGGAGCCATATGGAGGGTGA
- the trbF gene encoding conjugal transfer protein TrbF translates to MFKRPSTHYGKAPEPETPYQRATQVWDERIGASRVQAKNWRLMAFGSLILSAGFATALVVQSARGTIVPWVVQVDRIGQAQAVAPAEADYRPTDPQIAFHLARFIEQVRSIPADAIIVRQNWLRAYDFTTDRGAMALNDYARSNDPFTRVGRQQVAVDVSSVIRASPDSFRVAWVERRYENGQLAETTRWTAILTIVVQIPRNADRLRANPLGIYVNAINWSRELGQ, encoded by the coding sequence ATGTTCAAACGACCCTCTACCCATTATGGCAAGGCCCCCGAGCCGGAGACGCCCTATCAACGCGCCACCCAGGTCTGGGATGAGCGCATCGGCGCCTCGCGCGTGCAGGCCAAGAACTGGCGGCTCATGGCATTCGGCTCGCTGATCCTGTCGGCCGGGTTCGCCACCGCGCTCGTCGTGCAGTCAGCACGCGGGACGATCGTACCCTGGGTGGTGCAGGTCGATCGCATCGGTCAGGCGCAGGCCGTCGCGCCCGCCGAGGCCGACTATCGTCCGACCGATCCGCAGATTGCCTTCCACCTGGCGCGCTTCATCGAGCAGGTCCGGAGCATTCCGGCCGATGCGATCATCGTCCGGCAGAACTGGCTGCGCGCCTACGACTTCACGACTGACCGCGGCGCCATGGCGCTCAATGACTACGCCCGCTCCAACGACCCCTTTACACGGGTCGGCCGGCAGCAGGTCGCTGTCGACGTCTCCAGCGTCATCCGCGCGTCCCCGGACAGCTTCCGCGTCGCGTGGGTCGAGCGCCGATACGAAAATGGCCAGCTCGCCGAGACCACGCGCTGGACCGCGATCCTGACGATCGTCGTGCAGATCCCCCGAAACGCCGACCGGCTCAGAGCGAACCCGCTCGGCATCTACGTCAACGCCATCAACTGGTCACGGGAGCTTGGGCAATGA
- a CDS encoding MarR family winged helix-turn-helix transcriptional regulator, whose product MEPEVAKYHFGALALAVADSIASVSASFSPSGPATAVMVFLSMEPGLPISVLASRIRLSHAGTVRLIDRLEHEQLVERRRHIADRRARFIHLTNSGKKITEALLKAREQVISECVSPLSPNDLDILGVLSERLFVANGFDKDGSISLCHLCGYSRIAPSRSKAKPGAHDAGTSHQTADDMIRQA is encoded by the coding sequence ATGGAGCCTGAGGTCGCCAAATACCATTTTGGTGCACTGGCGCTGGCGGTTGCTGACAGCATCGCCAGTGTCTCGGCCTCCTTTTCACCAAGCGGCCCGGCGACCGCGGTGATGGTGTTTCTCAGCATGGAGCCCGGCCTGCCGATCAGCGTATTGGCAAGCCGGATCAGGCTTTCTCATGCCGGAACGGTGCGATTGATCGATAGGCTCGAGCACGAACAGTTGGTGGAACGACGAAGACATATCGCCGACAGGCGCGCGCGCTTCATTCACCTCACCAATTCAGGGAAGAAGATAACGGAAGCCTTGCTCAAGGCACGGGAGCAGGTGATCTCCGAATGTGTTTCGCCCCTTTCGCCCAATGACCTCGACATTCTAGGCGTGCTGTCGGAGCGGCTCTTTGTGGCAAACGGCTTCGACAAGGATGGTTCGATCAGCCTTTGCCATCTGTGCGGCTACAGCAGGATCGCGCCTTCCCGTAGTAAAGCAAAGCCGGGCGCTCACGACGCCGGAACGTCGCACCAAACGGCTGACGATATGATCAGGCAGGCTTGA